In Capsicum annuum cultivar UCD-10X-F1 chromosome 11, UCD10Xv1.1, whole genome shotgun sequence, one genomic interval encodes:
- the LOC107847534 gene encoding protein WVD2-like 7 isoform X1, with translation MCESSSSACLVRSFSQPSQERNVGERALTTSVSFGRFMSESLAWEKWSSFTRNRYLEEVEKYARPGSVAEKKAYFETQHKKAAAKKAVLLLEQQNAAVDESSDLNVIDQNNDHFTVNSELTGTNGYVGIEETHGEEGELNVTTQTIDDSQKESEFTVNGSYGDSQDSEEAQGEQDHLYVTDSDLDHCTMRFELPENGSHMGIEEVQGNGDNNTTTCGSYPIHEEINLETAETENSIKQSYSAENELKSLNQPENVIVENAAMGGDFESSKFTSRVKPVTGLQPILTDKSAPSSRKNGKVLIDKKLSNPKSRHMSIKFFSHRKETKKTLSPILEKIVNSRLVRSITKTSGDSKVQQTSTLASVSGISKYLSETPQRENRRDRTKLDKSLCRSRKEEGESLSHSGNIKPINKHGNIACSPTVFSPFSLRSEERAAKRREFFQKLEQKLSTKEAEKKQRQAKPKEKATCSSKVLISRAKPKSSVHHERESSSNQMKKEKAISSSKVRTPKARPNTSIHQERELSSNQMKKEKATCSSKELTSRAKTNVLIHQSIAVSNASVPRERESSNQMKKMPQQTCSPKSSGKPESEVQDNKPRQPWRISGKPVGSKDANLPIYFPVKGRSDNPKSSFIYEPENASPNIHV, from the exons GGAGAGCGTGCATTAACAACATCAGTGTCATTTGGAAGATTTATGTCTGAATCGCTGGCCTGGGAGAAGTGGTCCTCATTTACTCGCAATCGGTATCTTGAGGAAGTTGAGAAGTATGCAAGGCCTGGTTCAGTTGCTGAAAAAAAAGCTTACTTCGAGACTCAACACAAAAAAGCAGCTGCTAAAAAAGCTGTTTTGTTGCTAGAGCAACAAAATGCAGCAGTTGATGAGTCATCTGATTTGAATGTGATAGATCAAAACAATGATCATTTCACAGTGAACTCTGAATTGACAGGGACCAACGGTTATGTGGGTATTGAAGAAACGCATGGAGAAGAGGGAGAGTTGAATGTGACAACTCAAACTATTGATGATTCTCAAAAGGAATCCGAGTTTACTGTGAATGGCAGCTATGGGGACTCTCAGGACTCTGAGGAAGCACAGGGAGAACAAGATCATTTGTATGTGACAGATTCAGATCTTGATCATTGCACAATGCGCTTTGAGTTGCCAGAGAATGGCAGCCATATGGGTATTGAAGAAGTGCAGGGAAATGGGGATAATAATACAACTACCTGTGGTAGCTATCCTATTCATGAAGAAATTAATTTGGAAACTGCTGAGACTGAAAACTCTATCAAACAATCTTATTCAGCAGAGAATGAACTCAAGTCATTGAATCAGCCAGAAAATGTTATTGTAGAG AATGCTGCTATGGGGGGAGACTTTGAATCATCAAAGTTCACATCTCGTGTCAAACCGGTGACAGGTCTGCAACCTATACTGACTGATAAATCTGCTCCATCTAGCAGAAAGAACGGAAAAGTCCTGATTGACAAAAAGCTGTCGAATCCAAAATCTCGTCACATGTCAATCAAGTTTTTTTCTCACAGAAAGGAAACAAAGAAAACGTTGTCTCCGATTCTTGAGAAGATAGTGAATTCAAGACTTGTAAGATCCATCACCAAAACATCTGGAGATAGTAAAGTTCAACAGACTTCAACTCTG GCATCAGTAAGTGGGATATCAAAGTATCTTTCTGAAACCCCTCAACGAGAAAATAGAAG GGACAGAACGAAACTTGACAAATCATTGTGTAGAAGCAGAAAAGAAGAGGGTGAATCGCTATCACACTCGGG aaatatcaaaccaataaacaAGCACGGAAACATAGCATGTTCCCCTACTGTATTTTCTCCTTTCAGCTTAAGGAGTGAAGAAAGAGCAGCAAAGCGAAGAGAG TTCTTTCAGAAGCTAGAACAAAAACTGAGCACAAAGGAGGCAGAAAAAAAGCAGCGACAAGCCAAACCAAAG GAGAAAGCCACCTGTAGTTCTAAAGTGCTTATATCAAGAGCTAAACCAAAGTCAAGCGTACATCATGAAAGAGAATCATCTAGTAATCAAATGAAGAAG GAGAAAGCCATTAGTAGTTCTAAAGTGCGTACACCAAAAGCTAGACCAAATACAAGCATTCATCAGGAAAGAGAATTATCAAGTAATCAGATGAAGAAG GAGAAAGCCACTTGTAGTTCTAAAGAGCTTACATCAAGAGCTAAAACAAATGTGCTTATTCATCAATCAATAGCTGTATCAAATGCAAGCGTTCCTCGGGAAAGAGAATCAAGTAATCAAATGAAGAAG ATGCCACAACAAACTTGCTCACCTAAATCCAGTGGGAAGCCAGAGTCAGAAGTTCAAGACAACAAACCTCGACAACCTTGGAGGATTTCAGGGAAGCCTGTGGGATCAAAAGATGCTAACCTTCCAATTTATTTCCCAGTGAAAGGTAGATCAGACAATCCCAAGTCATCATTTATCTATGAGCCGGAAAATGCTTCTCCAAATATCCATGTTTAA
- the LOC107847535 gene encoding LOW QUALITY PROTEIN: two-component response regulator ORR26 (The sequence of the model RefSeq protein was modified relative to this genomic sequence to represent the inferred CDS: inserted 1 base in 1 codon), whose amino-acid sequence MMMENTSKNSGGFSTPRSDNNTFPAGLRVLVVDDDPTWLKILEKMLKKCSYQVTTCGLAREALYLLRERKDGFDIVISDVNMPDMDGFKLLEHVGLEMDLPVIMMSVDGETSRVMKGVQHGACDYLLKPIRMKELRNIWQHVLRKKMQEARDVGNHELDQYDEVWMLNGAEILSGKKRKDFDNKHDEKDMSEPRGVDSSSMKKARVVWTVDLHQKFVKAVNQIGFDKVGPKKILDLMGIPWLTRENVASHLQKYRLYLTRLQKENEVKASFCGVKHPDVSSQETSSSLSLQNPVDVCTDVTNDKYGGVSGGKAIVQNGKSSICESKVKVVVSVPAAEPSSVVEDNFGSPAAVSKIGLNDSFGLVNTNVKNSKVPTTYCSTGEAPQPQYKQDFNQSANGSSHQPLPVVSHQIPVDHTQETCFLSHVPSREERDRHPDXKNKPSFFKSKSEGVGKYSPIESTINLFQQVNQQANFHTLQQMASTTWTGTSHNVVNGPQSSAGNLTSRSGSIVASAGEDMCGASILGECFLANNGLPNTEQFGYNDPRPISGVPTCLYDTLRFDYEYPVDSLEGIVMDQGLFIV is encoded by the exons ATGATGATGGAGAATACTAGTAAAAACAGTGGAGGGTTTTCTACTCCAAGAAGTGATAATAATACTTTCCCAGCTGGTCTAAGAGttcttgttgttgatgatgatccTACCTGGttgaagattcttgaaaaaaTGCTTAAGAAGTGTTCTTATCAAG TGACAACATGTGGTCTAGCACGAGAGGCTTTGTATCTGCTCCGAGAGAGGAAGGATGGATTTGACATTGTGATCAGTGATGTTAACATGCCTGATATGGATGGATTTAAGCTTCTGGAGcatgttggacttgagatggatCTTCCCGTCATAA TGATGTCTGTTGATGGTGAAACAAGCAGGGTGATGAAGGGTGTTCAACATGGTGCATGTGATTATCTTTTAAAGCCTATACGAATGAAAGAACTTAGAAACATATGGCAGCATGTACTCAGAAAAAAGATGCAGGAGGCAAGGGACGTTGGAAATCATGAACTTGACCAGTATGATGAAGTGTGGATGCTTAATGGAGCTGAAATCCTTTCAGGCAAGAAGAGAAAAGATTTTGACAATAAGCATGATGAAAAAGATATGTCCGAACCAAGAGGTGTTGATTCTTCTTCCATGAAGAAAGCCAGAGTTGTTTGGACTGTAGATCTTCATCAGAAATTTGTCAAAGCTGTTAACCAGATTGGATTTGACA AAGTTGGTCCCAAGAAGATCCTTGACTTGATGGGTATCCCATGGTTGACTAGAGAAAATGTTGCTAGCCATTTACAG AAGTATCGGCTTTACTTGACTAGGTTGCAGAAAGAAAATGAAGTTAAGGCCTCATTTTGTGGGGTGAAGCATCCAGATGTTTCTTCTCAAGAAACTTCTTCTAGTCTCAGCCTTCAGAATCCAGTGGATGTGTGCACTGATGTTACGAATGACAAGTATGGTGGTGTTTCTGGAGGCAAAGCTATTGTTCAAAATGGGAAATCCAGCATATGTGAGAGCAAGGTAAAGGTTGTTGTTTCAGTGCCAGCAGCAGAGCCTAGTTCTGTGGTTGAAGATAACTTTGGTTCTCCTGCTGCTGTTTCAAAGATAGGCCTCAACGATTCCTTTGGATTGGTGAATACTAATGTTAAGAATTCTAAGGTACCCACTACATATTGCTCTACTGGAGAAGCTCCACAACCTCAATACAAGCAAGACTTTAATCAGTCAGCAAATGGGTCAAGTCACCAACCACTGCCGGTGGTTTCTCATCAAATCCCAGTGGATCACACACAAGAGACTTGTTTTCTCAGCCATGTACCTTCTCGTGAAGAGAGGGACAGACATCCAG ATAAAAATAAACCTTCTTTCTTCAAGAGCAAAAGTGAAGGAGTAGGAAAATATTCTCCAATAGAAAGTACTATTAACTTGTTTCAACAAGTGAATCAACAAGCAAATTTTCATACTCTTCAGCAAATGGCAAGTACTACATGGACTGGGACGAGTCATAATGTAGTCAATGGTCCACAATCAAGCGCAGGAAATCTAACTTCGAGAAGTGGATCAATTGTTGCATCTGCAGGTGAGGACATGTGTGGTGCTTCTATTCTAGGGGAATGTTTTCTAGCTAATAATGGCCTTCCGAACACAGAACAATTTGGCTACAATGATCCACGACCCATTTCTGGAGTTCCAACATGCTTGTATGATACATTGAGGTTTGATTATGAGTATCCAGTTGACTCATTGGAAGGTATTGTGATGGACCAAGGTCTGTTCATAGTCTAA
- the LOC107847534 gene encoding protein WVD2-like 7 isoform X2 codes for MCESSSSACLVRSFSQPSQERNVGERALTTSVSFGRFMSESLAWEKWSSFTRNRYLEEVEKYARPGSVAEKKAYFETQHKKAAAKKAVLLLEQQNAAVDESSDLNVIDQNNDHFTVNSELTGTNGYVGIEETHGEEGELNVTTQTIDDSQKESEFTVNGSYGDSQDSEEAQGEQDHLYVTDSDLDHCTMRFELPENGSHMGIEEVQGNGDNNTTTCGSYPIHEEINLETAETENSIKQSYSAENELKSLNQPENVIVENAAMGGDFESSKFTSRVKPVTGLQPILTDKSAPSSRKNGKVLIDKKLSNPKSRHMSIKFFSHRKETKKTLSPILEKIVNSRLVRSITKTSGDSKVQQTSTLASVSGISKYLSETPQRENRRDRTKLDKSLCRSRKEEGESLSHSGNIKPINKHGNIACSPTVFSPFSLRSEERAAKRREFFQKLEQKLSTKEAEKKQRQAKPKEKATCSSKVLISRAKPKSSVHHERESSSNQMKKMPQQTCSPKSSGKPESEVQDNKPRQPWRISGKPVGSKDANLPIYFPVKGRSDNPKSSFIYEPENASPNIHV; via the exons GGAGAGCGTGCATTAACAACATCAGTGTCATTTGGAAGATTTATGTCTGAATCGCTGGCCTGGGAGAAGTGGTCCTCATTTACTCGCAATCGGTATCTTGAGGAAGTTGAGAAGTATGCAAGGCCTGGTTCAGTTGCTGAAAAAAAAGCTTACTTCGAGACTCAACACAAAAAAGCAGCTGCTAAAAAAGCTGTTTTGTTGCTAGAGCAACAAAATGCAGCAGTTGATGAGTCATCTGATTTGAATGTGATAGATCAAAACAATGATCATTTCACAGTGAACTCTGAATTGACAGGGACCAACGGTTATGTGGGTATTGAAGAAACGCATGGAGAAGAGGGAGAGTTGAATGTGACAACTCAAACTATTGATGATTCTCAAAAGGAATCCGAGTTTACTGTGAATGGCAGCTATGGGGACTCTCAGGACTCTGAGGAAGCACAGGGAGAACAAGATCATTTGTATGTGACAGATTCAGATCTTGATCATTGCACAATGCGCTTTGAGTTGCCAGAGAATGGCAGCCATATGGGTATTGAAGAAGTGCAGGGAAATGGGGATAATAATACAACTACCTGTGGTAGCTATCCTATTCATGAAGAAATTAATTTGGAAACTGCTGAGACTGAAAACTCTATCAAACAATCTTATTCAGCAGAGAATGAACTCAAGTCATTGAATCAGCCAGAAAATGTTATTGTAGAG AATGCTGCTATGGGGGGAGACTTTGAATCATCAAAGTTCACATCTCGTGTCAAACCGGTGACAGGTCTGCAACCTATACTGACTGATAAATCTGCTCCATCTAGCAGAAAGAACGGAAAAGTCCTGATTGACAAAAAGCTGTCGAATCCAAAATCTCGTCACATGTCAATCAAGTTTTTTTCTCACAGAAAGGAAACAAAGAAAACGTTGTCTCCGATTCTTGAGAAGATAGTGAATTCAAGACTTGTAAGATCCATCACCAAAACATCTGGAGATAGTAAAGTTCAACAGACTTCAACTCTG GCATCAGTAAGTGGGATATCAAAGTATCTTTCTGAAACCCCTCAACGAGAAAATAGAAG GGACAGAACGAAACTTGACAAATCATTGTGTAGAAGCAGAAAAGAAGAGGGTGAATCGCTATCACACTCGGG aaatatcaaaccaataaacaAGCACGGAAACATAGCATGTTCCCCTACTGTATTTTCTCCTTTCAGCTTAAGGAGTGAAGAAAGAGCAGCAAAGCGAAGAGAG TTCTTTCAGAAGCTAGAACAAAAACTGAGCACAAAGGAGGCAGAAAAAAAGCAGCGACAAGCCAAACCAAAG GAGAAAGCCACCTGTAGTTCTAAAGTGCTTATATCAAGAGCTAAACCAAAGTCAAGCGTACATCATGAAAGAGAATCATCTAGTAATCAAATGAAGAAG ATGCCACAACAAACTTGCTCACCTAAATCCAGTGGGAAGCCAGAGTCAGAAGTTCAAGACAACAAACCTCGACAACCTTGGAGGATTTCAGGGAAGCCTGTGGGATCAAAAGATGCTAACCTTCCAATTTATTTCCCAGTGAAAGGTAGATCAGACAATCCCAAGTCATCATTTATCTATGAGCCGGAAAATGCTTCTCCAAATATCCATGTTTAA